Proteins encoded together in one Acanthopagrus latus isolate v.2019 chromosome 19, fAcaLat1.1, whole genome shotgun sequence window:
- the LOC119008486 gene encoding phenolphthiocerol/phthiocerol polyketide synthase subunit C-like isoform X1, whose translation MTDSLKVRKLQKKKRYNYLLQFIVPQLSPSVIYICFQTGEGIDNFWKVLVDGRNCSVPIPKERFDLSSWYDPDDSKPGKSRTAKAALIDGFNEFDHKFFGISDSEVEQMDPQQKQLLQCVYRALENAGIPMEKASGTRTGVFFGLMNRDYETNAAHVHPSVINHWTGTGLAMSIASNRVSYTFNFTGPSLSIDCACSSSLVALHLACQSIKQGDCDMAVCGGVNCIIEPRVFVALSKAKMISPEGTSKPFSSRADGYGRGEGCGVVLLKPLKQAIRDNDHIWGIISKTAVNQDGHSVTPITKPSMTQQEDLLRRIYSESDLANVQYIEAHGTGTPIGDPTEAGSISNVIAKAKPPGSEMLRIGSVKSNIGHTESAAGVAGLIKVLLMMKHETIVPSAFYSEETASVDAKALNIKVPKEAEKWEESGARIAGVNNFGFGGTNAHAIIKQHKQSSAKQRNDEKQAKYFVMSANSPKSLTLMMEDTIKQLEEGSKFDLDSLLYTSACRRSHLKHKYRKAIAVSSVIDLKEKLSATVGKNINPSYSDPRLVFVYCGNGVTYHGMCKQLLKREPVFKEKIKEIAKLFQRLGTLNILDALESEFEDNDFNNPNVVQPLLFAVQVGISCLLRHWGVKPDAILGHSVGEVAAAHCSGLLSLQDAVKVIFFRSTLQCKVTGGKMLVISNMAVSEVTALLPRYSGRICLAAFNSPQSCTLSGDADAITSLHKELSISANGQNLFLRVLDVPAAYHSYMMDPILPEIEESIGSLRVNDLDTALFSTVSGKEVQQRDFCTGEYWARNIREPVAFEQAVRSATNGKKNTVFVEIGPRRALQRNIMESLGNDTTVLASVQPEKDHETVMSVVSKLFELGVHVDWNTFYRGHETVPLPIPKYQFDCSDRDVIIGAAQKNTASNHPVLCQTGSESNVFSCDLKSDCSFYLKVHKHNNVPIIPGAFYAELGLAAFMATAKPKVPLSSVQLCVSFHSPFVLTQNSPEMKVQLEQMEKETKFTVLSPSAVYASGTVVSKKERLIEEQCISLPAIYKRCKSVVSSQEFYGYLSQGGFQYGDVFKNKGDVHYGGDLKEAFSVVRVPDELQPQLHDYCIHPVVLDFLMQLLPVTVEHIFAGRPGFPAKIGSLTVFEPLEDEMIVYLRAIDVGVDHFEVCGCFADKEGRVLVEVKNAVIKYLGSRSHVVEEYFYHNAFSVIPEGITSATPPRALVFSDRIGITKGLQQHLDSASRYVSFTHAKDILSHGFPSLLANLKITDIEKNFDEVLFLWGKENLTSLSADVVLQNLASCLETFRQIVLELKRIHFPNSIRAVTYCSSDITVDHINPGFALVGMTRSFAAEIPDLSFQLIDISTVSAKDISALSEVLRSCPCNKYPELVVKDGLILKPSIVRTPPEIIDSSEGSFTSMTSKPYILQTADAHNMSQLSAIHFEEEVQPISDTLVEIRPTKICAHSSDYFPVSASHQKFGQTLYWDKHSSQNHKLLALDLCGTITAVGKDVRKYKVGDHVASCYPVVAGSKVRVPEEVCYSTKRFPFLQKTPCVSYFVLAWEILHRNLPRTKHNLGIVSSVADSALMKVLAITSYKSGWNVVVGTNRNGSFVDANQIDAFVLLPPFDESLISNISNFPGVQRVVLICETQAQCLLAQDVFQSVKESVRVQTIQMPVILQKASLSAERPRIYHWLKSLNLSRKFALESFTLQGMKSESIKSLNAEIQQSYFNSKKLAVVSLEKETSGAQSDIPLLSTKKQLFRKRAVYIVAGGLSGLGFETVKFISQKGGENIVILSRSKPTPDVQQEIHNVEKQCGNYITAMECDISVSESVHKVISVIGQKFPGCPIRGVFHSAVVLLDGLIETLDRSLYEKVLKPKVNGALNLHNATQRCELDYFVCYSSISAFLGNASQTNYAAANTFLDMFCQYRRKLGLPGQSINWGALNLGLLLNKEHFQRFLEAKGMMVLDVAEIHKSLEQCLVLNRPQQAVCRFHFRNIRYNILSQNVALTLRLSALVEEAFQKTRETESQTKQAKSISPKEYVISLLSETIGMDRNELKDESPLSSLGIDSMQAMTLQNLIFQGRGVNVPLVKLLDPNATLSTVVDILSEGGEGESSSGDSEPLPVGVIKLDSTRL comes from the exons GTGATTGTGACATGGCTGTTTGCGGAGGAGTCAACTGTATAATAGAGCCAAGAGTGTTTGTTGCTCTCAGCAAGGCCAAGATGATCTCACCTGAGGGGACCAGCAAACCTTTCTCCAGCAGAGCAGATGGTTATGGTAGAGGAGAGGGCTGTGGTGTTGTTCTCCTGAAGCCTCTGAAACAG GCTATTCGAGACAATGACCACATCTGGGGGATCATCAGCAAAACAGCCGTCAACCAAGATGGACACTCAGTCACTCCAATCACCAAACCTTCCATGACACAACAAGAGGACCTCCTGCGAAGAATCTACTCAGAGTCGGACCTCGCAAACGTCCAGTACATAGAGGCACATGGGACTGGAACCCCAATTGGAGACCCAACAGAGGCAGGAAGCATTTCAAACGTCATTGCTAAAGCCAAACCTCCTGGTTCAGAGATGCTGCGGATTGGCTCTGTGAAGAGCAACATTGGACATACAGAATCTGCAGCTGGAGTAGCCGGACTCATTAAGGTCCTCTTAATGATGAAACATGAGACCATTGTTCCCTCAGCTTTCTACTCTGAGGAGACTGCAAGTGTAGATGCCAAAGCCCTGAACATTAAAGTTCCCAAGGAAGCAGAAAAGTGGGAAGAATCTGGTGCAAGAATTGCTGGAGTGAATAACTTTGGCTTTGGGGGTACAAATGCACACGCCATcatcaaacagcacaaacagtCAAGTGCTAAACAAAGGAATGATGAGAAACAGGCAAAGTATTTTGTCATGTCAGCAAATTCACCAAAATCTCTTACTCTGATGATGGAAGACACCATTAAACAGCTAGAGGAAGGTAGCAAATTTGACCTAGATTCTCTGTTGTACACGTCAGCATGTAGGAGGAGCCATCTgaaacataaatacagaaaGGCCATCGCGGTTTCATCTGTGATTGATCTTAAAGAGAAGTTAAGTGCCACTGTAGGCAAAAACATTAACCCGTCCTACTCAGATCCAAGATTAGTGTTTGTCTATTGTGGAAATGGTGTCACTTACCATGGCATGTGCAAGCAGCTACTAAAACGGGAGCCTGTattcaaagaaaaaatcaaagagATTGCGAAGCTTTTCCAAAGACTGGGTACACTGAACATCTTGGATGCACTTGAGAGTGAATTCGAGGACAATGACTTCAATAACCCAAATGTCGTCCAACCACTCCTCTTTGCTGTCCAAGTTGGTATTTCCTGCCTGCTCAGACACTGGGGTGTCAAGCCCGATGCAATCCTCGGACACTCTGTTGGCGAGGTTGCAGCTGCTCACTGTTCTGGCCTTCTATCTCTTCAAGATGCGGTAAAAGTCATCTTTTTCCGTAGCACTCTGCAGTGCAAGGTCACTGGGGGGAAGATGCTTGTGATCAGCAACATGGCTGTATCAGAGGTAACTGCTCTTCTCCCTCGATACTCTGGTAGAATTTGCCTTGCTGCTTTCAACAGCCCACAGTCCTGCACCCTCTCAGGTGATGCAGATGCAATTACGAGCCTCCACAAGGAGCTGAGCATCTCTGCTAATGGTCAGAATCTGTTCCTTCGTGTACTGGATGTCCCTGCTGCTTACCACAGCTACATGATGGACCCAATTCTGCCAGAAATCGAGGAGTCAATTGGCTCCTTACGGGTGAATGACCTTGACACAGCGTTGTTCTCAACAGTGTCAGGAAAGGAAGTGCAGCAGAGGGATTTCTGCACAGGGGAATACTGGGCTAGAAATATTCGTGAGCCAGTTGCTTTTGAGCAGGCAGTGAGGTCAGCAACTAATGGAAAGAAGAACACAGTCTTTGTTGAGATAGGGCCAAGAAGGGCGTTGCAGAGAAACATCATGGAATCTCTGGGTAATGACACCACTGTTCTTGCATCAGTGCAGCCAGAGAAAGATCATGAAACAGTTATGTCTGTTGTTTCTAAGTTGTTCGAACTGGGTGTCCACGTGGACTGGAACACCTTCTACAGAGGACATGAGACAGTGCCACTACCCATCCCCAAGTACCAGTTCGATTGCTCAGACAGAGATGTTATCATTGGGGCAGcccagaaaaacacagcaagtaATCATCCTGTTCTttgccagacaggaagtgaaagcaACGTTTTCAGCTGTGATCTGAAGTCTGACTGTTCTTTTTACCTGAAAGTGCACAAGCACAACAATGTGCCCATCATCCCCGGTGCCTTCTACGCTGAGTTGGGTTTAGCTGCATTCATGGCCACTGCCAAACCAAAAGTGCCGCTCAGCTCAGTACAGCTCTGTGTCAGTTTTCACAGCCCCTTTGTTTTAACCCAGAATTCGCCTGAAATGAAGGTGCAGCTAGAGCAAATGGAGAAAGAAACTAAGTTCACGGTACTCTCCCCATCTGCAGTGTATGCATCAGGCACAGTGGTTTCAAAGAAAGAGAGGCTGATTGAGGAGCAGTGCATTTCACTACCCGCCATCTACAAAAGATGCAAGTCAGTGGTGAGCTCCCAGGAGTTCTATGGGTACCTCTCTCAAGGAGGCTTCCAATATGGAGACGTCTTCAAGAATAAGGGGGATGTGCACTATGGGGGAGATCTCAAGGAGGCTTTTTCAGTTGTCAGGGTTCCAGATGAATTGCAGCCTCAGTTGCATGACTATTGCATTCATCCTGTTGTGCTGGATTTTCTGATGCAGCTCCTCCCAGTTACAGTAGAGCACATTTTTGCAGGTAGGCCAGGATTTCCTGCCAAAATAGGAAGTTTGACTGTGTTTGAACCCTTGGAAGATGAGATGATTGTCTATCTGAGAGCGATTGATGTGGGCGTTGATCACTTTGAGGTTTGTGGTTGCTTTGCAGATAAAGAAGGAAGAGTGTTGGTTGAGGTTAAAAATGCGGTAATCAAGTACCTTGGCAGTCGCTCTCATGTGGTTGAGGAGTATTTCTACCATAATGCCTTTAGTGTCATCCCAGAAGGCATCACGTCTGCTACTCCTCCAAGGGCCCTGGTCTTTTCTGACCGTATAGGAATCACTAAAGGCCTTCAACAACATCTGGACTCTGCGTCTAGGTATGTTTCCTTTACACACGCAAAAGATATCTTGAGCCATGGGTTTCCTTCACTGTTGGCAAATCTCAAAATAACAGATATTGAGAAAAACTTTGATGAGGTCTTGTTTTTGTGGGGCAAAGAGAACCTCACTTCTCTGTCAGCTGATGTCGTCCTGCAGAATTTGGCGAGCTGTCTTGAGACATTCCGCCAAATAGTCCTAGAGCTAAAACGAATCCACTTTCCAAACTCCATCAGAGCAGTCACCTACTGTTCATCTGACATCACAGTGGACCACATAAATCCAGGTTTTGCTCTTGTTGGCATGACTAGATCATTTGCCGCAGAGATACCAGATCTTTCATTTCAGCTGATTGACATAAGCACTGTCTCAGCTAAGGACATTTCAGCTCTCTCTGAGGTCCTAAGATCTTGTCCTTGCAACAAGTACCCAGAGTTGGTGGTGAAAGATGGACTGATTCTGAAACCTTCCATTGTCCGTACTCCTCCTGAAATCATTGACAGTTCAGAGGGCAGTTTCACCTCTATGACATCTAAGCCTTACATCCTTCAGACAGCTGATGCACATAATATGTCTCAACTCAGTGCCATTCACTTTGAAGAGGAGGTCCAGCCTATAAGTGATACATTGGTTGAAATTCGGCCCACTAAGATATGTGCACATTCTTCGGATTACTTTCCTGTCAGTGCTTCACACCAGAAATTTGGCCAGACACTATACTGGGACAAACACTCATCACAGAACCACAAGCTCCTGGCTCTTGATTTATGTGGTACTATTACAGCTGTTGGAAAAGATGTCAGGAAATATAAAGTGGGAGACCATGTTGCTTCCTGTTATCCTGTGGTGGCAGGCAGCAAGGTCAGAGTCCCAGAGGAAGTGTGCTACAGCACCAAGCGGTTCCCATTCCTTCAAAAAACACCCTGTGTGTCCTACTTTGTGCTTGCATGGGAGATCCTGCACCGAAACTTGCCCAGAACCAAACATAACCTTGGAATCGTATCCTCTGTGGCTGATTCAGCTCTAATGAAAGTCTTGGCAATCACCTCTTACAAGTCAGGTTGGAATGTGGTTGTTGGCACTAACCGCAATGGATCTTTTGTAGATGCCAATCAAATAGATGCATTTGTCCTACTACCTCCATTTGATGAGTCTCTGATTTCAAACATTAGCAACTTCCCAGGTGTCCAACGTGTTGTTTTGATCTGTGAAACACAGGCCCAGTGTTTGCTTGCTCAGGATGTGTTCCAAAGTGTGAAGGAAAGTGTTCGTGTGCAGACAATTCAGATGCCAGTCATTTTGCAAAAGGCATCCTTGAGTGCAGAAAGGCCACGCATTTATCACTGGCTGAAGTCCTTGAACTTGAGTAGGAAATTTGCTCTTGAAAGCTTCACCTTGCAGGGTATGAAATCTGAAAGCATAAAGAGCCTTAATGCAGAGATACAACAATCGTACTTCAACTCGAAGAAGCTGGCTGTTGTTTCTCTGGAGAAAGAAACCAGCGGTGCGCAGTCTGACATTCCTCTGCTGTCAACAAAGAAACAGCTTTTCCGAAAGAGAGCAGTGTACATCGTGGCAGGTGGGCTTTCTGGTCTGGGCTTTGAAACCGTCAAGTTCATCTCACAGAAAGGGGGTGAAAACATTGTGATACTCTCCAGGAGCAAGCCCACACCAGATGTGCAGCAAGAGATACATAATGTGGAGAAACAATGTGGAAACTACATCACTGCCATGGAGTGTGACATATCTGTGTCTGAGTCTGTGCACAAGGTTATCAGTGTCATTGGCCAGAAATTCCCTGGTTGTCCAATCAGAGGAGTGTTTCACAGTGCAGTTGTCTTGCTTGACGGGCTCATTGAGACCCTTGACAGATCTCTTTATGAGAAAGTTCTCAAACCCAAAGTAAACGGTGCACTGAATTTGCACAATGCAACACAGCGCTGTGAGCTGGATTACTTTGTGTGTTACTCTTCCATTTCAGCTTTTCTGGGAAACGCATCCCAAACAAACTATGCAGCCGCCAACACATTCCTCGACATGTTCTGTCAGTACCGGCGCAAACTTGGATTGCCTGGCCAGTCTATCAACTGGGGAGCTCTAAACCTCGGCCTCCTCTTGAACAAGGAACATTTCCAGCGGTTTCTGGAGGCAAaggggatgatggtgttggATGTGGCTGAGATTCATAAAAGTCTGGAGCAATGCCTTGTGCTCAATCGACCCCAACAGGCTGTTTGCAGGTTTCATTTCAGAAACATCAGGTACAACATCCTCTCTCAAAATGTGGCCTTGACCCTGCGCTTGTCCGCACTGGTAGAGGAGGCATTCCAAAAAACCAGAGAGACAGAATCTCAGACTAAACAGGCCAAGTCCATCTCGCCTAAAGAGTACGtcatctctctgctcagtgAGACCATTGGCATGGACagaaatgagctgaaagatgaaTCACCTCTTTCATCTTTAGGCATCGATTCCATGCAGGCCATGACTCTGCAGAATCTCATCTTTCAGGGGAGAGGAGTGAATGTGCCATTGGTGAAACTGTTGGATCCCAATGCCACGCTGTCAACAGTAGTAGATATATTGAGTGAAGGAGGGGAAGGTGAAAGTTCCAGTGGGGACTCAGAGCCTCTTCCAGTCGGAGTCATTAAGCTTGATTCTACTAGATTGTAA